A window of Ignavibacterium sp. contains these coding sequences:
- the secG gene encoding preprotein translocase subunit SecG: MYTLLVLLATIDAILLIIIVLLQASKGGGLAGTFGGAGNIGSMFGTRRTADFLSKSTWWLAGILAVLALAINLFFLPGQTTKEQRSVIQESGRTTVPQQPTLPQQMPQQQNNNK, from the coding sequence ATGTATACATTATTAGTATTGCTTGCTACAATTGATGCAATTTTACTTATAATAATTGTTTTACTTCAGGCAAGTAAAGGCGGAGGTCTGGCAGGTACTTTCGGTGGTGCAGGTAACATTGGTTCAATGTTCGGCACAAGAAGAACTGCTGACTTTTTAAGTAAATCTACCTGGTGGCTTGCTGGAATTCTGGCTGTATTAGCATTAGCAATAAACCTATTCTTTTTACCAGGTCAAACAACCAAAGAACAGAGAAGTGTTATTCAGGAAAGTGGAAGAACCACAGTTCCTCAGCAACCAACACTTCCTCAGCAAATGCCTCAGCAGCAAAACAACAATAAATAA
- a CDS encoding thioredoxin family protein: MATDKLKIGSSAPDFNLKSVDGKLYSLNSFPDKKVLIVIFSCNHCPYVQAYEKRIISIQRDFADKSVQIVAINSNEDVNYPEDSFDEMIKRSKEKNYNFPYLRDETQEVAKAYGATHTPEIFLFDEQRKLRYHGKIDDNWKEPEKVKYNYLRDAITEVLEGKEVSIPETFSIGCTIKWKQNQY; this comes from the coding sequence ATGGCAACTGATAAACTTAAAATAGGTTCATCTGCTCCAGATTTTAATCTTAAAAGTGTTGATGGAAAACTATATTCACTAAATAGTTTTCCAGATAAAAAAGTTTTGATTGTTATTTTCAGTTGTAACCATTGCCCTTATGTTCAGGCATATGAAAAAAGAATAATATCAATTCAGAGAGACTTCGCTGATAAAAGTGTTCAGATAGTTGCAATAAATTCGAATGAAGATGTTAATTATCCCGAAGATTCGTTTGATGAAATGATTAAACGAAGTAAAGAGAAAAATTATAATTTCCCTTACCTGCGGGACGAAACTCAGGAAGTTGCAAAAGCTTACGGCGCGACTCATACTCCTGAAATTTTTCTTTTTGATGAACAAAGAAAGCTGCGCTATCACGGAAAAATTGATGATAATTGGAAAGAACCGGAAAAAGTAAAATATAATTATCTGCGTGATGCAATTACAGAAGTTCTTGAAGGTAAAGAAGTATCCATTCCTGAAACTTTTTCTATTGGTTGTACGATTAAATGGAAGCAAAATCAGTATTAA
- a CDS encoding TIGR00730 family Rossman fold protein: MAKIIKPPKAYQNQEFISSSDARVIRILAEYLEPQSRFKKHKILDTIVFFGSARLKSRKDALAELNKFKSMNPKAPGFAKELRHAQKMLEMSKYYEDAVELSRRLTEWSMNLETSANRFIICTGGGPGIMEAANKGAKKAGGYSIGLNISIPFEQFVNNYVTKELSFEFHYFFMRKFWFAYLSKALIVFPGGFGTMDEFFEILTLIQTEKIRKKLALVVYDEKYWKSVINFDMLIEHGVISETDLDLFYFCNDVDTAFKTITSHLEKYFMKEKESALIEPKLNIK, encoded by the coding sequence ATGGCTAAAATAATCAAACCACCCAAAGCATATCAGAATCAGGAATTTATTTCTTCTTCTGATGCACGAGTAATAAGAATTCTTGCTGAGTATCTTGAACCCCAGTCAAGATTCAAAAAACACAAGATTCTTGATACAATTGTATTCTTCGGTTCAGCAAGATTAAAGTCACGAAAAGATGCTTTAGCAGAATTGAACAAATTCAAATCAATGAATCCAAAAGCGCCTGGTTTTGCTAAAGAGTTAAGACATGCTCAAAAGATGCTCGAAATGTCGAAGTATTACGAAGATGCTGTAGAACTTTCAAGAAGATTAACAGAATGGTCTATGAATCTTGAAACATCAGCAAACAGATTTATCATTTGTACTGGTGGCGGACCCGGAATTATGGAAGCAGCAAATAAAGGTGCAAAGAAAGCCGGTGGTTATTCAATTGGATTAAATATCAGTATTCCATTCGAACAGTTTGTAAATAATTATGTTACAAAGGAACTAAGCTTCGAATTTCACTACTTCTTCATGAGAAAATTCTGGTTTGCATATCTTTCAAAAGCATTGATTGTTTTTCCCGGTGGTTTTGGAACTATGGATGAATTCTTCGAGATATTAACCTTAATTCAAACTGAAAAAATCAGAAAGAAACTTGCATTGGTAGTTTACGATGAAAAGTATTGGAAGAGTGTGATAAATTTTGATATGCTGATAGAGCATGGTGTTATTAGTGAAACAGATTTGGATTTATTTTATTTCTGTAATGATGTTGATACAGCTTTCAAAACAATAACTTCACATCTCGAAAAGTATTTTATGAAAGAAAAAGAAAGTGCACTTATTGAACCAAAGCTGAATATTAAGTAG
- a CDS encoding sigma-70 family RNA polymerase sigma factor yields the protein MFFPFIFNFAIVVPDENQRQLYEDFEREAVPHMDALYNFALKMTGDSDEADDLVQETYLKAFRFFDKFEKGTNCKAWLFRIMKNTYINKYRKETKEPDKVDYEEVENFYENVKPSSTDSAHLEKDIYDNLLDDELSEAINSLPEDFKTVVILCDIEGFTYEEIADFIDVPVGTVRSRLHRARKMLFTKLQKYASERGYISKDEK from the coding sequence ATGTTTTTCCCTTTTATATTCAATTTTGCAATAGTAGTACCTGATGAAAATCAAAGACAGCTCTATGAGGACTTTGAGCGCGAAGCTGTTCCTCATATGGATGCACTTTACAATTTTGCACTTAAAATGACTGGCGATAGTGACGAAGCTGATGACCTTGTTCAGGAAACTTACCTTAAAGCATTCCGTTTTTTCGACAAATTCGAGAAAGGAACTAATTGTAAAGCCTGGTTGTTTCGGATAATGAAGAATACTTATATCAATAAGTATCGAAAAGAAACCAAAGAGCCGGATAAAGTTGATTATGAAGAAGTTGAGAATTTTTACGAGAATGTCAAACCATCATCTACAGACAGCGCACACCTCGAGAAAGATATTTATGATAATCTTCTCGATGACGAACTTTCTGAAGCAATAAATTCGCTTCCCGAAGATTTCAAAACTGTGGTTATCCTATGTGATATCGAAGGTTTCACTTATGAAGAGATTGCTGACTTCATTGATGTTCCCGTTGGAACTGTAAGGTCAAGATTACATCGGGCTCGAAAAATGTTATTCACAAAATTGCAAAAGTACGCCAGTGAGCGTGGTTATATTAGTAAAGATGAAAAATAG
- a CDS encoding succinate dehydrogenase cytochrome b subunit yields MGWFTTFANSSLGKKFIMALTGSFLIIFLIIHLIGNITLYFGPDAFNGYVKTLDFIKPLIRVIELVLLSAFIFHIFNGARLWWENKKARPVTYKINGSPENTTLFSRTMFVSGSIIFIFLVLHLGTFFWRFNVHDPQQLADSHQYYDIVVGFFQIWWYVLLYIIAMILLGFHLNHGFQSAFQTFGWNHKKYTPLIKKIGTAYAIIMAVGFASMPIYFFFFYGGNQ; encoded by the coding sequence ATGGGCTGGTTTACAACTTTTGCAAACTCCTCGCTCGGTAAAAAATTTATTATGGCATTAACGGGGAGTTTTCTGATCATATTTCTTATTATTCATTTAATAGGAAACATTACCCTCTATTTCGGTCCTGATGCATTCAATGGTTATGTAAAAACCCTTGATTTTATCAAACCATTGATACGGGTTATTGAATTGGTTCTTCTTTCAGCTTTCATTTTCCATATATTTAATGGAGCGCGACTTTGGTGGGAGAATAAAAAAGCCCGTCCGGTTACTTATAAAATTAATGGTTCGCCGGAAAACACAACTCTGTTCTCAAGAACTATGTTTGTTTCCGGTTCAATCATTTTCATCTTTCTCGTTCTTCATCTCGGAACATTTTTCTGGCGATTTAATGTACACGATCCTCAGCAGTTAGCTGATTCACATCAATACTATGATATTGTAGTTGGCTTCTTTCAGATTTGGTGGTATGTGTTATTGTACATCATCGCAATGATACTTTTAGGATTTCATCTCAATCATGGATTTCAAAGTGCTTTTCAAACATTTGGATGGAACCACAAAAAATATACTCCTCTTATCAAAAAAATCGGAACTGCCTATGCAATTATTATGGCAGTTGGTTTTGCTTCAATGCCGATTTACTTTTTCTTTTTTTACGGAGGTAATCAATGA
- a CDS encoding fumarate reductase/succinate dehydrogenase flavoprotein subunit, with translation MTKLESKVPAGHISEKWTNHKFNMKLVNPANKRKFTIIVVGTGLAGASAAASFGELGYNVLAFTFHDSARRAHSIAAQGGINASKNYQNDGDSTFRLFYDTVKGGDFRAREANVYRLAEVSGNIIDQCVAQGVPFAREYGGLLDNRSFGGAQVSRTFYARGQTGQQLLLGAVSALNRQIDRGTVKLYTRREMLDVVIVDGQAKGIIVRNLVTGEIEKYAAHAVVLATGGYSNVFFLSTNAMNCNATAIWRAHKKGAFFGNPCFTQIHPTCLPVHGDSQSKLTLMSESLRNDGRVWVSKKKNDMRHPNDIPEEERDYYLERKYPSFGNLSPRDISSRAAKEVCDEGRGVQGGEAVYLDFRDAINRLGRKVIEERYGNLFEIYETITGENPYEVPMKIYPAPHYTMGGLWVDYNLMSTVPGLFVIGEANFSDHGANRLGASALMQGLADGYFVIPYTMGDYLASYKPAAVKTDHPEFEKAAKEVKDLTNKLLSIKGKRTVDDLHKQLGRIMWDKVGMARSEQGLKEAIQEIRQLREEFWKNVNVPGSGDDVNQTLERAGRLADYFELGELMAIDALHRNESCGGHFRVEYQYEDGEAKRDDENFSYVAAWEFKEVGNWELHKEPLVFEYVKPSVRSYK, from the coding sequence ATGACAAAGTTAGAATCTAAAGTTCCAGCCGGTCACATTTCAGAAAAATGGACTAATCACAAGTTTAATATGAAACTTGTGAATCCGGCTAACAAAAGAAAATTTACAATAATAGTTGTTGGAACAGGATTAGCCGGTGCATCTGCTGCTGCAAGCTTCGGTGAACTTGGTTATAATGTACTTGCTTTCACTTTCCACGATAGCGCCAGAAGAGCGCACTCTATTGCTGCTCAGGGTGGAATAAACGCTTCCAAAAATTATCAGAATGATGGTGATTCAACTTTCAGATTGTTTTATGATACAGTTAAAGGTGGCGACTTCAGAGCCAGAGAGGCAAATGTATATCGTCTTGCAGAAGTAAGTGGAAATATTATTGATCAATGTGTTGCTCAAGGTGTTCCGTTTGCAAGAGAATACGGCGGTTTGTTGGATAACAGATCCTTTGGTGGTGCGCAGGTTTCAAGAACATTTTATGCAAGAGGTCAGACGGGTCAGCAACTTTTGCTTGGTGCTGTATCTGCATTGAACAGACAGATCGACAGAGGAACAGTAAAACTTTATACAAGAAGGGAAATGCTTGATGTTGTAATTGTGGATGGTCAGGCCAAAGGAATAATTGTAAGGAATTTAGTTACAGGTGAAATTGAAAAATATGCTGCGCACGCTGTTGTTCTTGCAACAGGTGGTTATTCAAATGTATTCTTTCTTTCTACCAATGCTATGAATTGTAATGCTACTGCAATATGGCGTGCTCATAAAAAAGGTGCTTTCTTTGGAAATCCTTGTTTCACTCAGATTCATCCGACTTGTTTACCTGTACATGGTGATTCACAATCAAAACTTACTTTGATGAGTGAATCACTTCGTAATGATGGAAGAGTTTGGGTCTCTAAAAAGAAGAACGATATGCGTCATCCGAATGATATTCCTGAAGAAGAGAGAGATTATTATCTTGAAAGAAAATATCCTTCATTTGGAAATCTTTCACCAAGAGATATTTCTTCGAGAGCAGCAAAAGAAGTTTGTGATGAAGGACGTGGTGTTCAGGGAGGTGAAGCTGTTTATCTTGATTTCAGAGATGCAATAAATCGTTTAGGAAGAAAAGTAATTGAAGAAAGATATGGAAATCTTTTTGAAATTTATGAAACGATAACCGGTGAAAATCCTTATGAAGTTCCGATGAAAATTTATCCTGCACCTCATTACACTATGGGTGGACTTTGGGTTGATTACAACTTAATGAGCACAGTTCCGGGATTGTTTGTAATTGGTGAAGCAAACTTCTCAGATCACGGTGCAAATCGTCTTGGTGCTTCAGCTTTGATGCAAGGTTTAGCTGATGGATATTTTGTTATTCCTTACACTATGGGTGATTATCTTGCAAGTTACAAACCAGCAGCTGTTAAAACTGATCATCCTGAATTTGAAAAAGCTGCTAAAGAAGTAAAAGATCTTACAAATAAACTTCTGTCTATAAAAGGTAAGAGAACTGTTGATGACCTGCACAAACAGCTTGGCAGAATTATGTGGGATAAAGTTGGAATGGCAAGAAGTGAACAAGGATTGAAAGAAGCAATTCAGGAAATTAGGCAGCTTAGAGAAGAGTTCTGGAAAAATGTAAATGTTCCCGGCAGTGGTGATGATGTTAACCAAACACTTGAAAGAGCAGGAAGATTAGCTGACTATTTTGAACTCGGTGAACTTATGGCAATTGATGCATTGCACAGAAACGAATCCTGTGGCGGACATTTCAGAGTTGAATATCAGTATGAAGATGGAGAAGCAAAACGCGATGATGAAAACTTCTCTTATGTCGCTGCCTGGGAGTTCAAAGAGGTTGGTAATTGGGAACTCCATAAAGAACCACTTGTTTTTGAATATGTGAAACCATCTGTAAGGAGTTATAAATAA
- a CDS encoding M14 family zinc carboxypeptidase, with product MSQNYDFEQSLYYNYEFFKDKSLQNRFFKHSDITKLISNLQKKKLFEVSVAGKSFEGREIFLLSVGSGKKKIFLWSQMHGDEPTATMALFDIFNFFSDTTHYKEVKEFILTNTKIYFMPMVNPDGAEVFKRRNALSIDLNRDANRLQTPEANILMTVFDSLKADFGFNLHDQNHRYSAGNSFKSAAISFLAPPINYEKEVDDVRLNAIKLIGSLFKMLSKYIPGHIAKYSDDYEPRAFGDTFQRKGTSTILVESGGWQNDPEKQFIRKLNFILLLSAMKQIAENSFRNIPTSIYETIPFNEEKIFDVVLRNLTLEKNGSKIKIDIGINFEEVLDDDKKTSYKKATIEDVGDLSVFFGYTDVDLSGYEIHDAKTYNEKSFTVDELKKIDISEFYKKGFLNFILKKTINKEWIDIPINLISNNKKEIKTKIQPGAKPNFVLKKNGKIDYVIINGFLERVDGNSDFQGNGLVIK from the coding sequence ATGTCACAGAATTATGATTTCGAGCAAAGTCTTTATTATAATTATGAATTTTTCAAAGATAAATCTTTGCAAAACAGATTTTTTAAACATTCGGATATAACTAAGCTTATATCAAATCTTCAAAAGAAAAAATTGTTTGAAGTGAGTGTGGCGGGAAAATCTTTTGAAGGAAGAGAGATTTTTCTTTTGTCAGTTGGCAGCGGAAAGAAAAAAATTTTCCTTTGGTCTCAAATGCACGGAGATGAGCCAACTGCAACAATGGCATTGTTTGATATTTTTAATTTCTTTTCTGACACAACTCATTATAAGGAAGTAAAAGAATTTATTCTTACAAACACTAAAATTTATTTTATGCCAATGGTCAATCCGGATGGTGCAGAGGTTTTCAAAAGAAGAAATGCTCTTTCAATTGACCTGAACAGAGATGCAAACAGACTTCAAACTCCGGAAGCAAATATTCTGATGACTGTATTTGACTCACTTAAAGCAGATTTCGGATTTAATCTACACGATCAGAATCATAGATATTCAGCTGGAAATTCTTTCAAATCAGCTGCAATATCTTTTCTTGCACCACCAATAAACTATGAAAAGGAAGTTGATGATGTTAGATTAAATGCAATAAAGTTAATCGGTAGTTTGTTTAAGATGCTAAGTAAATATATCCCCGGACATATTGCAAAATACTCCGACGATTATGAACCAAGAGCATTTGGTGATACATTTCAACGAAAAGGTACAAGTACAATTCTTGTTGAATCAGGTGGTTGGCAGAATGATCCTGAAAAACAATTTATCCGGAAACTTAATTTTATCTTATTACTTTCTGCTATGAAGCAAATTGCTGAAAATTCTTTCCGGAATATTCCAACATCAATTTATGAAACGATTCCATTTAACGAAGAAAAAATATTCGATGTGGTTTTGAGGAATCTTACATTAGAAAAAAATGGAAGCAAAATTAAAATTGACATCGGAATAAATTTCGAAGAAGTGCTTGATGATGATAAAAAAACATCTTACAAAAAAGCAACAATTGAAGATGTCGGAGACTTATCTGTCTTTTTCGGTTACACTGATGTTGACCTTAGTGGATATGAAATTCACGACGCAAAAACTTATAATGAAAAATCATTTACTGTTGATGAGTTGAAAAAAATCGACATTTCCGAATTTTATAAAAAGGGATTCTTGAACTTTATTCTTAAAAAAACCATTAACAAAGAGTGGATTGATATTCCAATAAATTTAATTTCAAACAATAAGAAAGAAATTAAAACAAAAATTCAACCTGGAGCCAAACCTAATTTTGTTCTGAAGAAAAATGGTAAGATAGATTATGTTATTATAAATGGATTTTTAGAAAGAGTTGATGGAAATTCAGACTTTCAGGGAAATGGACTTGTCATCAAATAG
- the rpsU gene encoding 30S ribosomal protein S21: MVGIQIGENESIDKALRRFKKKYERSGVLKEFKKRTFYVKPSVKKRMEKLKAIRRAQRPVESM, encoded by the coding sequence TTGGTAGGGATTCAAATCGGTGAAAATGAATCCATCGATAAAGCTCTCAGAAGATTCAAAAAGAAATACGAAAGGTCCGGCGTTCTTAAGGAATTTAAGAAACGCACTTTCTATGTTAAGCCTTCTGTAAAGAAACGAATGGAAAAACTTAAAGCTATCAGAAGAGCTCAGAGACCTGTAGAGAGCATGTAA
- a CDS encoding universal stress protein: MIKIKNILLPTDFSKTSLAAAEYAVNLAMQYGAKIHLLHVLEKTPPILTIRTLDLSREKILESIESDANAQLHKTIEKIKKHGNVEIIPVLRKGLDYEEIINYSKEKKIDVIVIATHGRTGLLHTLLGSVAEKVIRYSKIPVLVITPHHK, encoded by the coding sequence ATGATTAAGATTAAAAATATTCTCCTTCCAACCGATTTCAGTAAAACCTCATTAGCAGCAGCCGAATATGCGGTTAACCTTGCGATGCAATATGGCGCAAAAATTCATTTGCTTCATGTATTGGAAAAAACTCCACCAATTTTAACAATAAGAACACTTGATTTATCGAGAGAAAAAATCCTTGAATCAATTGAATCTGATGCAAATGCTCAATTACATAAAACTATCGAAAAAATCAAAAAGCACGGAAATGTTGAAATAATTCCTGTTTTAAGGAAAGGTTTGGATTACGAGGAAATAATTAATTATTCCAAAGAAAAGAAAATAGATGTAATTGTGATTGCAACACACGGAAGAACCGGATTATTACATACATTGTTAGGAAGCGTTGCAGAAAAAGTCATTAGATACTCCAAAATACCTGTTTTGGTCATAACTCCGCATCACAAATAG
- the obgE gene encoding GTPase ObgE yields MFIDYAEIEVKAGDGGNGAVAFRREKYVPKGGPSGGNGGNGGSVYLLADENLSTLLDFRYKRKYHAGKGQPGGSSLKDGKNGEDVIIKVPVGTVVKDAETGKILFDLTENGQKVLVAKGGKGGKGNSNFATPTRRTPRFAEPGKPGEERRIILELKLIADVGLVGFPNAGKSTLISTISAARPKIADYPFTTLEPVLGIVQYKDFRSFTVADIPGIIEGAHQGKGLGLKFLRHIERTKILLFLIDITSDDYQRDFKTLYNELKKYSRKLVDKKILVSLSKADLVEESELKKLKKTKFKGIDEPVIIFSAVSSYGIGELLDRLWLALNSNE; encoded by the coding sequence ATGTTTATTGATTATGCCGAAATTGAAGTTAAAGCCGGCGATGGTGGAAATGGTGCAGTTGCTTTCAGAAGAGAAAAGTATGTTCCCAAAGGCGGACCAAGCGGTGGAAATGGCGGCAATGGTGGTAGCGTTTATCTTTTAGCTGATGAAAATTTATCAACTCTTCTCGACTTCAGATATAAAAGAAAATATCATGCAGGGAAAGGTCAACCCGGAGGCAGCTCACTAAAAGATGGTAAGAATGGTGAAGATGTAATTATTAAAGTTCCTGTTGGAACTGTGGTTAAAGATGCAGAAACAGGAAAAATTCTTTTTGATTTGACTGAGAACGGACAGAAGGTCCTGGTTGCTAAAGGCGGAAAAGGAGGAAAAGGAAATTCAAATTTTGCGACTCCAACAAGAAGAACTCCACGATTTGCTGAACCAGGAAAACCAGGTGAAGAAAGAAGAATCATCCTCGAGCTGAAATTAATTGCTGATGTTGGATTGGTAGGTTTTCCAAATGCAGGGAAATCTACCTTAATTTCTACAATATCTGCAGCAAGACCAAAAATTGCTGATTATCCCTTTACCACACTTGAACCTGTTCTTGGAATAGTTCAGTATAAAGATTTCCGAAGTTTTACAGTTGCAGATATTCCTGGTATAATTGAAGGTGCGCATCAGGGCAAAGGTCTTGGTTTGAAATTTCTCCGTCATATTGAAAGAACAAAAATTTTATTGTTTCTGATTGATATAACTTCGGATGATTATCAGCGTGACTTTAAAACTTTGTACAACGAATTGAAAAAGTACAGTCGAAAACTGGTTGATAAAAAAATTCTTGTTTCATTATCCAAAGCAGATTTGGTAGAAGAAAGTGAATTAAAAAAATTAAAAAAGACAAAGTTCAAGGGAATTGATGAACCGGTAATTATCTTTTCCGCTGTAAGCAGTTACGGAATTGGTGAATTACTCGACAGACTGTGGTTGGCTCTTAATAGTAATGAATGA
- a CDS encoding D-alanyl-D-alanine carboxypeptidase, with protein MIRILLVLILLLTPYHPNSIAGSKDKLENQISTILSRIPSDTKTGILIYNPLTQDTIYSQNIFSPMIPASVTKVFTTATALSLMGKDYRLSTILFTDDSNIKDGTINGNLFLKGFGNATFSSEDLLHFIFKLKNLGIKEITGNIVGDDSYFDNIYYREDWIPDESANVKLPPISALVLDRNKTVAKRKRGRRTIYVTENFKNPPLNIAQKFKQLIEENEISVKGVAKSGITPNNVLEIAESSVAITDLIAMINKHSDNFLAECLFKSIGAFYSGKQSNSFYSQQAIQEFIKKNNIYSINTEIVDGSGISRFDQVTVASVNGVLETMYFDLKNFEPFYNSLSYAGVDGTLQNRLSDLPNGFSFRGKTGTLNSVIALTGYLMSDDKDELIITIMFEFSRGSWNFYRDIQDEIIKSLAKWKKESSDF; from the coding sequence ATGATTAGAATTTTACTCGTATTAATTTTACTATTAACTCCTTATCACCCAAACTCGATTGCTGGTTCAAAAGATAAATTAGAAAATCAAATTTCAACAATACTTTCAAGAATTCCTTCGGATACAAAAACCGGCATTCTTATTTACAATCCTTTAACTCAGGATACAATTTATTCACAGAATATTTTCTCACCAATGATACCTGCATCAGTTACAAAAGTATTCACAACTGCAACTGCACTCTCGTTGATGGGAAAGGATTACAGACTTTCTACTATTCTTTTTACTGATGATTCAAACATTAAAGATGGAACTATAAACGGAAATCTTTTCCTAAAAGGTTTTGGTAATGCAACTTTCAGCTCCGAAGACCTTCTTCACTTTATTTTTAAGTTAAAGAATCTTGGAATAAAAGAAATCACTGGCAATATTGTTGGCGATGATTCATACTTTGATAATATTTATTACAGAGAGGATTGGATTCCTGATGAATCTGCAAATGTTAAATTACCTCCGATATCTGCATTAGTATTAGACAGGAATAAAACTGTCGCCAAAAGAAAAAGGGGCAGAAGAACAATTTATGTTACTGAGAATTTTAAAAATCCTCCGTTAAACATTGCTCAAAAATTCAAGCAACTTATTGAAGAAAATGAAATCTCAGTTAAAGGAGTAGCTAAATCCGGAATTACACCAAATAATGTACTAGAAATTGCTGAGTCATCTGTTGCAATAACGGATTTAATTGCAATGATAAATAAACACAGTGACAACTTTTTAGCTGAATGTTTATTTAAATCAATTGGAGCTTTTTACTCAGGGAAACAAAGCAATTCATTTTATTCTCAACAAGCAATTCAGGAATTTATCAAGAAGAATAATATATATTCGATAAATACAGAGATTGTTGATGGTTCCGGAATTTCAAGATTTGATCAGGTTACTGTTGCGTCAGTTAATGGAGTACTCGAGACTATGTATTTTGATTTAAAGAATTTTGAACCTTTCTATAATTCATTAAGCTATGCCGGTGTAGATGGAACATTACAAAATCGTTTAAGTGATTTACCAAACGGATTTAGTTTTCGTGGTAAAACCGGAACACTTAATAGCGTGATTGCTCTAACCGGTTATCTAATGTCTGATGATAAAGATGAATTGATTATCACAATTATGTTTGAGTTTTCGAGAGGTAGCTGGAATTTTTATCGTGATATACAGGATGAGATTATTAAATCGCTGGCTAAATGGAAAAAAGAAAGCTCCGATTTTTAA
- a CDS encoding succinate dehydrogenase/fumarate reductase iron-sulfur subunit, whose protein sequence is MEAKKLNLKLKIWRQKNSNSVGSFVDYDVQVSPDASFLEMLDELNNRLEANNEEPIVFESDCREGICGTCGLVINGRPHGPLPKIATCQLHMRNFKDGETIWVEPFRAKAFPVIKDLMVDRSGFDKILQAGGYISVNTGGAPDANAIPIPKDAASEAFDAAACIGCGACVAACKNASAMLFVSAKISHLGLLPQGQPERYIRVQRMIKVMDELGFGSCTNTYACEAECPKGISVTNIARMNRDYVRAKFTSKMIEV, encoded by the coding sequence ATGGAAGCAAAGAAATTAAATCTTAAGCTTAAAATCTGGAGACAGAAAAACTCTAACTCCGTTGGAAGTTTTGTTGATTATGATGTTCAGGTTTCACCTGATGCGTCTTTTCTCGAAATGCTGGATGAGCTGAACAACCGTCTTGAAGCTAATAATGAAGAACCAATTGTTTTCGAAAGTGATTGTCGAGAAGGTATTTGTGGTACTTGCGGACTCGTAATAAACGGTCGCCCACACGGACCTTTACCGAAAATTGCAACCTGTCAGCTTCATATGAGAAACTTCAAAGATGGAGAAACAATTTGGGTAGAACCATTCAGAGCAAAAGCATTTCCGGTTATAAAAGATCTGATGGTTGATCGTTCAGGATTTGATAAGATACTTCAGGCAGGTGGTTATATTTCTGTAAACACTGGTGGTGCACCGGATGCAAATGCAATTCCAATTCCAAAGGATGCAGCTTCAGAAGCTTTTGATGCTGCTGCCTGTATTGGTTGTGGTGCTTGTGTTGCTGCTTGTAAAAATGCATCAGCAATGCTTTTTGTTTCAGCAAAGATTTCTCATCTCGGTCTTCTTCCACAAGGTCAACCTGAAAGATATATAAGAGTTCAGAGAATGATTAAAGTTATGGACGAACTTGGTTTTGGTAGCTGTACAAATACTTATGCCTGCGAAGCAGAATGTCCAAAAGGAATTTCAGTTACTAACATTGCAAGAATGAACAGAGATTACGTTCGCGCAAAGTTCACTTCAAAAATGATTGAAGTGTGA